A part of Parvimonas micra genomic DNA contains:
- a CDS encoding helix-turn-helix transcriptional regulator, which yields MKNKLEQIRKDRGITQEELANILEVSRQTVNSLENGRYNPSIVLAFKIAKFFGLQIEEIFIYE from the coding sequence TTGAAAAACAAACTTGAACAGATAAGAAAAGATAGAGGAATTACTCAAGAAGAATTGGCTAATATTTTAGAGGTGTCAAGACAGACGGTTAATTCTTTAGAAAACGGAAGATATAATCCATCAATCGTGTTAGCTTTTAAAATTGCAAAATTTTTTGGTTTACAGATTGAAGAAATTTTCATTTATGAGTAG
- a CDS encoding type I restriction endonuclease subunit R, translating into MSEEAIKYSVSTIAEMTGGIILAHYDKNNRVDASSYQSEAELERELIGNLVSQGYERVKFTTSEELYGNLKVQIERLNNVFFTKSEWDRFLTEYLDCPKDGMVEKTRKIQEDYIYDFTFDDGHLQNIKIIDKKNIHNNFLQVVNQVTAGEKNQNRYDVTILVNGLPLVHIELKKRGVNLHEAFNQIHRYSKESFNLDHSLYKFVQIFVISNGTYTRYFANTTAKNKNNYEFTCEWADAKNKVIRDLVDFTKTFFEKRVLLEVLTKYCVFDASNTLLIMRPYQIAATERILWKIKSSYEGKKAGTAEAGGFIWHTTGSGKTLTSFKTARLATNLDFIDKVFFVVDRKDLDYQTMKEYKRFQEDSVNGSKDTKELKKSIEKDDNRIVVTTIQKLNEFVKKNPNHPIYDKQCVLIFDECHRSQFGDAQKNIRKSFKKYYQFGFTGTPIFAENSLKGNTTSGTFGAQLHCYVITDAIRDGKVLKFKVDYNNITPKFKEYEMEMDEEKLKKLEKKMLMHPERITEITKYILKVFDTKTHRNEFYDLKHRRLNGFNAMFAVQSVEAAKLYYEEFQKQQEALPEERRLKVATIYSFSANEEPSAIGEIEDENFEPSAMDSTAKEFLNKAINDYNKLFKTNFSTEGKEFQNYYSDLSNRVKNKEVDLLIVVGMFLTGFDAPTLNTLFVDKNLRYHGLIQAFSRTNRILNKVKTFGNIVCFRNLERATEDAIKTFGDENSVNVILEKSYDEYIHGFTDEETGKKFKGYKDICEEIIAKFPDPTEIVLEADKKEFVQLFGELLKAENILRNFDEFESFEKIISERLMQDMKSVYVDIRESILNERRSKEAEEAQVDFSDVEFQIDLLKTDEINLDYILSLILEKARENDDIESLKAEVRRVIRSSLGTRAKEDLVMEFISKTRLSELKNTDDIIETFYEFAKKEKVVKINQLITEENLNEKANRFIEKSISKGYVEYAGDELDGIIPPLSRRGGVREKKKEIVLEKIRNVVEVFVGI; encoded by the coding sequence ATGTCAGAAGAAGCGATTAAATACAGTGTATCAACCATTGCCGAGATGACAGGAGGAATTATCTTAGCTCATTATGATAAAAATAATAGAGTTGATGCAAGTTCATATCAGAGCGAAGCTGAGCTTGAAAGAGAGTTGATAGGTAATTTAGTTTCTCAAGGATATGAAAGAGTAAAATTTACAACAAGTGAAGAACTGTATGGTAATTTAAAAGTTCAAATCGAAAGATTAAATAATGTATTTTTTACAAAATCTGAATGGGATAGATTTTTAACTGAGTATTTGGATTGTCCAAAGGATGGAATGGTTGAAAAGACAAGAAAAATACAAGAGGACTATATTTACGATTTTACTTTTGATGATGGGCATTTACAAAATATAAAGATTATTGACAAGAAAAATATTCACAATAACTTTTTACAGGTTGTAAATCAAGTTACTGCTGGAGAAAAAAACCAAAATCGTTATGATGTAACTATTTTAGTAAATGGCTTACCTTTAGTTCATATAGAGTTAAAGAAAAGAGGAGTAAATTTACATGAAGCATTTAATCAAATTCACAGATATAGTAAAGAGAGTTTTAATTTAGATCATTCTCTTTATAAATTTGTGCAAATTTTTGTAATCTCAAACGGAACCTATACTAGATATTTTGCAAATACAACTGCGAAAAATAAAAATAATTATGAATTTACTTGTGAATGGGCAGATGCTAAAAATAAGGTTATTCGTGATTTAGTAGATTTTACTAAAACATTTTTTGAAAAAAGAGTTCTTCTTGAAGTGCTTACAAAATATTGTGTTTTTGATGCGAGTAACACTTTGCTTATTATGAGACCTTATCAGATAGCAGCTACCGAAAGAATTTTATGGAAAATAAAGTCAAGTTATGAGGGTAAAAAGGCAGGAACTGCTGAAGCTGGTGGTTTTATTTGGCATACTACAGGATCTGGCAAAACTCTAACTTCTTTTAAAACTGCAAGACTTGCGACTAATCTTGATTTTATTGATAAAGTATTTTTTGTAGTTGATAGAAAAGATTTGGACTATCAAACTATGAAAGAATATAAAAGATTTCAAGAAGATAGTGTAAATGGAAGCAAGGACACTAAGGAACTTAAAAAATCCATTGAAAAAGATGACAATAGAATTGTTGTTACTACAATTCAAAAGTTAAATGAATTTGTAAAGAAAAATCCTAATCATCCAATTTATGATAAACAATGTGTTCTTATCTTTGATGAATGTCATCGTTCACAGTTTGGAGATGCACAAAAAAATATCAGAAAATCATTTAAAAAATATTATCAATTCGGATTTACTGGAACACCTATTTTTGCTGAAAATTCTCTTAAAGGAAACACGACTTCAGGAACATTCGGTGCACAACTGCATTGTTATGTAATTACTGATGCGATTAGAGACGGAAAAGTTTTAAAATTCAAGGTTGACTATAATAATATTACTCCTAAATTTAAAGAGTATGAAATGGAAATGGATGAAGAAAAGCTAAAGAAATTAGAGAAAAAAATGTTAATGCATCCTGAACGTATAACTGAAATTACAAAATATATTTTAAAGGTTTTTGATACTAAGACACATAGAAATGAGTTTTATGATTTAAAACACAGAAGATTAAATGGATTCAATGCGATGTTTGCTGTTCAGAGTGTAGAGGCTGCAAAATTGTATTATGAAGAATTTCAAAAACAACAAGAGGCTCTACCTGAAGAAAGGAGATTAAAAGTCGCTACAATCTATAGCTTTTCTGCCAATGAAGAACCATCTGCTATTGGTGAAATAGAGGATGAAAATTTTGAACCGTCAGCTATGGATTCTACTGCTAAAGAGTTCTTGAATAAGGCAATAAATGACTATAATAAACTTTTTAAAACAAATTTTTCAACTGAAGGAAAGGAATTTCAAAATTATTATTCTGATTTATCTAATAGAGTAAAGAATAAAGAAGTTGATTTGCTTATTGTAGTTGGAATGTTTTTAACAGGTTTTGATGCACCTACATTAAATACTTTATTTGTAGATAAAAATTTAAGATATCACGGACTTATTCAAGCATTTTCAAGAACTAATCGTATCTTAAATAAAGTAAAAACATTTGGAAACATTGTATGCTTTAGAAATTTGGAAAGGGCTACAGAAGATGCAATTAAAACTTTTGGAGATGAAAATAGTGTCAATGTAATTTTAGAAAAGAGCTACGATGAATATATCCATGGTTTTACAGATGAAGAAACAGGAAAGAAATTTAAAGGTTATAAGGATATATGTGAAGAAATAATTGCTAAATTTCCTGACCCAACTGAAATTGTACTTGAAGCTGATAAAAAAGAATTTGTACAGCTTTTTGGAGAGTTGTTAAAGGCTGAGAATATTCTTAGAAATTTTGATGAGTTTGAAAGTTTTGAAAAAATTATTTCTGAAAGACTAATGCAAGATATGAAAAGTGTATATGTTGATATCAGAGAGAGTATTTTGAACGAAAGACGAAGCAAAGAAGCTGAAGAAGCACAAGTTGACTTTTCAGATGTTGAATTTCAAATTGATTTGCTAAAGACTGACGAAATTAATCTAGATTATATTTTATCTTTGATTCTTGAAAAGGCAAGAGAAAATGACGATATCGAAAGTTTGAAAGCTGAAGTTCGTAGAGTAATCAGATCAAGTCTTGGAACAAGAGCAAAAGAAGATTTAGTTATGGAATTTATAAGTAAGACAAGATTGTCAGAGTTGAAAAACACTGACGATATTATTGAAACTTTTTATGAATTTGCAAAAAAAGAAAAAGTAGTTAAAATTAATCAACTAATTACTGAAGAAAATCTAAATGAAAAAGCCAACAGATTTATAGAAAAATCAATATCTAAAGGATATGTTGAATATGCTGGAGATGAATTAGACGGTATAATTCCACCACTATCAAGAAGAGGTGGAGTAAGGGAAAAGAAAAAAGAAATAGTCTTAGAAAAAATCAGAAACGTTGTAGAAGTTTTTGTTGGAATTTAG
- a CDS encoding glutamate decarboxylase gives MSKKISKSSRKSTNHISDILESMNQETRYLTPIFGTEASDIEMPNKKINENPVSPQVAAEIIREYLKTEGNATQNLATFCQTYMEPTATALMAENFEKNAIDKDEYPMTADLENRCVDIIGNLWHMNPKEEPIGTSTVGSSEACMLGGLAMLFRWKHLADKAGVNRFTKKRPNLVISSGYQVCWEKFCRYWDIEMRTVPLDMEHLSLNMDTVMDYVDDYTIGIVAILGITYTGKYDDVKALDKLVEQYNKKKPDLPIRIHVDAASGGMVAPFIEPELKWDFRLKNVWSISTSGHKYGLVYPGVGWVIWRSKKALPEELIFWVSYLGGEEATMAINFSRSASQIVGQYYMLMRNGFKGYKEIHQRTIDVARYMADEIKKMGIFELLEEANQIPIVCWRLKENANVQWTLYDLEDRLRMHGWMIPAYPMPENIKDVDVQRLVLRQDFGMPLAILCINEMKKQIEILNGSRVVLRNNEKNAKPDKGFDHSGR, from the coding sequence TGATATTCTTGAATCAATGAATCAAGAAACTAGATATCTTACACCAATTTTCGGTACAGAAGCTAGCGATATTGAAATGCCAAACAAAAAAATAAATGAAAATCCTGTATCACCTCAAGTTGCAGCAGAAATTATTAGAGAATATTTAAAAACAGAAGGAAATGCAACACAAAACCTTGCAACTTTCTGTCAAACTTATATGGAACCAACTGCAACAGCATTGATGGCAGAGAATTTTGAAAAAAATGCAATTGATAAAGATGAATATCCAATGACTGCAGACCTTGAAAACAGATGTGTCGATATTATTGGAAACTTATGGCATATGAATCCAAAAGAAGAACCTATAGGAACATCTACTGTCGGTTCATCTGAAGCTTGTATGCTAGGTGGACTAGCTATGCTTTTCAGATGGAAACATCTTGCAGATAAAGCAGGAGTTAATAGATTCACCAAAAAAAGACCTAATCTTGTAATTTCTTCAGGATATCAAGTATGTTGGGAAAAATTCTGTCGCTACTGGGATATTGAAATGAGAACCGTTCCACTAGATATGGAACATTTATCCCTTAATATGGATACAGTAATGGATTATGTTGATGATTACACAATAGGTATAGTTGCTATTTTAGGTATTACTTATACAGGAAAATATGATGATGTAAAAGCTCTTGACAAACTAGTTGAACAATATAATAAAAAGAAACCTGATTTACCTATTAGAATCCACGTTGATGCTGCTTCTGGAGGTATGGTTGCTCCTTTTATAGAACCTGAATTAAAATGGGACTTCAGATTAAAAAATGTATGGTCAATTAGTACTTCAGGTCATAAATATGGTCTTGTATATCCGGGAGTAGGCTGGGTGATTTGGCGTAGCAAAAAAGCTCTTCCAGAAGAATTAATTTTCTGGGTTAGTTACTTAGGAGGAGAAGAAGCTACTATGGCAATCAACTTCTCACGTAGTGCATCTCAAATTGTCGGTCAATACTATATGCTTATGAGAAACGGGTTTAAAGGCTATAAAGAAATTCATCAAAGAACAATAGATGTAGCAAGATACATGGCAGATGAAATCAAAAAAATGGGAATATTTGAACTGCTTGAAGAAGCAAATCAAATACCAATCGTATGCTGGAGACTAAAAGAAAATGCAAATGTACAATGGACATTATATGACCTTGAAGATAGACTCCGTATGCACGGTTGGATGATTCCTGCATATCCTATGCCTGAAAATATTAAAGATGTAGATGTACAAAGACTTGTTCTTCGTCAAGACTTCGGTATGCCTTTAGCAATTCTTTGTATAAACGAAATGAAAAAACAAATTGAAATATTAAACGGTTCAAGAGTTGTTCTTCGTAACAATGAAAAGAATGCAAAACCTGATAAGGGATTCGACCATAGCGGTAGATAA
- a CDS encoding ADP-ribosylglycohydrolase family protein — translation MNNIKDRLKGSLYGFAIGDAMGATTEFMSATEIKSEYGKLTDIVGGGWLDLKAGEVTDDTQMSICVMEVLMKNDYKNFKKDVADSFVAWYDTNPKDIGNQCRKAIAFYKESGNYIVEDNTALGNGSLMRALPCSLLNSDKSLELNFIQGDITHNNDICRNILKEYTEIIKAHILGKSIRLKKRVLLEPSGYIVNTFNNAIYWSEKKSFEDCIIGAVNHGGDADTIAGIAGSIAGAKFGYESIPKRWIEKLDKEVAKKLEEFLEYIFKTYGGSI, via the coding sequence ATGAATAATATTAAAGACAGGTTAAAGGGTTCGCTCTATGGTTTTGCGATTGGTGATGCGATGGGAGCGACTACTGAATTTATGAGTGCTACTGAAATAAAAAGTGAATACGGAAAACTTACTGATATAGTAGGTGGAGGTTGGCTCGACTTAAAAGCTGGAGAAGTTACAGATGATACACAGATGTCAATTTGTGTTATGGAAGTTCTTATGAAAAATGATTATAAGAATTTTAAGAAAGATGTGGCTGATAGTTTTGTGGCTTGGTATGATACAAATCCTAAAGACATCGGAAATCAATGTAGGAAAGCAATAGCTTTTTATAAAGAGTCTGGAAATTATATTGTAGAGGATAATACTGCTTTGGGCAATGGAAGTCTTATGAGAGCTCTGCCTTGTTCATTATTAAATTCAGATAAATCCTTAGAACTTAATTTTATTCAGGGCGATATTACTCATAATAATGATATTTGTAGAAATATTTTAAAGGAATATACTGAAATTATTAAAGCTCATATTTTAGGAAAGAGTATAAGGCTAAAAAAGAGAGTTCTTTTAGAGCCTAGTGGATATATTGTCAATACTTTCAATAATGCTATTTATTGGAGTGAAAAGAAATCTTTTGAAGATTGTATCATCGGTGCTGTAAATCACGGCGGAGATGCAGATACAATTGCAGGGATTGCAGGAAGTATCGCTGGTGCAAAATTCGGCTATGAAAGTATACCTAAAAGATGGATTGAAAAATTAGATAAAGAAGTAGCGAAGAAATTGGAAGAATTTTTAGAATATATTTTTAAAACTTATGGAGGGAGTATTTAG